The proteins below are encoded in one region of Peribacillus muralis:
- the rpmG gene encoding 50S ribosomal protein L33, translating into MPKKIVLACTDCGSRNYSYESKQSTSGERLEIKKFCSTCNAHTIHKETK; encoded by the coding sequence ATGCCAAAAAAAATCGTTCTTGCCTGCACGGATTGCGGTTCAAGAAATTACAGTTATGAAAGCAAACAATCGACAAGCGGCGAACGCCTTGAAATCAAGAAATTTTGCAGCACATGCAATGCACATACAATTCATAAAGAAACGAAATAA
- the cysE gene encoding serine O-acetyltransferase: protein MLKMFKEDIEVVFDQDPAARSYLEVILTYAGLHAIWSHRMAHALFKKKYFFLARSISQISRFFTGIEIHPGATIGRRFFIDHGMGIVIGETCEIGDNVSVFQGVTLGGTGKEKGKRHPTIKDNVLIATGAKVLGSITIGENSKIGAGSVVLKEVPPNSTVVGIPGKVVIQDGIKIKKDLNHCDLPDPIADRFKELDSEIRFLKAKLAEQKQEERSL from the coding sequence TTGTTGAAGATGTTTAAAGAGGATATCGAAGTGGTTTTTGATCAGGACCCTGCTGCGCGCAGCTATTTGGAGGTCATTTTGACTTATGCGGGTTTACATGCAATCTGGAGCCATAGGATGGCACACGCCCTATTTAAGAAGAAGTATTTTTTCCTGGCGAGAAGCATCTCCCAAATCAGCCGTTTTTTTACCGGGATTGAAATCCATCCAGGGGCCACCATCGGCCGTCGTTTCTTCATCGACCATGGTATGGGGATTGTCATCGGCGAGACGTGTGAGATTGGTGATAATGTATCTGTCTTTCAAGGTGTAACCCTTGGTGGGACTGGAAAGGAAAAGGGGAAACGTCATCCGACGATAAAGGATAACGTGTTGATTGCGACAGGAGCAAAGGTGTTGGGTTCGATCACTATTGGGGAGAACTCGAAAATCGGTGCCGGCTCGGTCGTTTTAAAGGAAGTTCCACCTAATTCAACCGTGGTGGGCATTCCAGGAAAAGTGGTCATTCAAGATGGCATCAAAATCAAAAAAGACCTGAATCATTGTGATCTTCCGGATCCGATCGCCGACCGTTTCAAGGAATTGGACAGTGAAATCAGGTTCCTGAAAGCGAAATTGGCTGAGCAGAAGCAGGAAGAAAGGAGTTTATAA
- the sigH gene encoding RNA polymerase sporulation sigma factor SigH translates to MKLNEKYLQFDDDELIGLVHTGDSEALDYLIQKYRNFVRAKARTYFLIGADKEDIVQEGMIGLYKAVRDFKGDKLSSFKAFAELCITRQIITAIKTATRQKHIPLNSYVSLDKPIYDEESDRTLMDIISGTKVLDPEELIINQEEFDDIELKMAELLSDLERKVLALYLDGQTYQEISEELNRHVKSIDNALQRVKRKLERYLEVREISL, encoded by the coding sequence ATGAAGCTGAACGAAAAATATCTGCAGTTTGATGATGATGAATTGATAGGGTTGGTTCACACTGGTGACAGTGAAGCGCTGGATTATTTGATCCAAAAGTATCGTAATTTTGTAAGAGCAAAGGCAAGGACTTATTTCTTGATTGGTGCAGATAAGGAAGACATCGTGCAAGAAGGCATGATCGGACTGTATAAGGCCGTCCGTGATTTTAAAGGCGATAAGTTATCTTCCTTTAAAGCATTTGCAGAACTATGCATTACGAGGCAAATCATTACAGCCATAAAAACGGCGACACGTCAAAAACATATTCCGCTCAATTCCTATGTTTCCCTGGACAAGCCCATTTATGATGAGGAATCGGACCGAACTCTTATGGATATTATATCGGGTACGAAAGTTCTGGACCCCGAAGAGCTGATTATCAACCAAGAAGAGTTTGACGATATCGAATTGAAAATGGCCGAACTCCTGAGTGATCTTGAGAGAAAAGTATTGGCTCTTTACCTGGATGGACAAACCTACCAAGAAATTTCTGAAGAGTTGAACAGGCACGTTAAGTCAATCGACAACGCCCTTCAGCGGGTGAAAAGAAAGCTCGAGCGCTACTTGGAAGTAAGGGAAATCAGTTTATAA
- a CDS encoding NYN domain-containing protein has product MDILLVDGYNIIGAWPELRELKERDLAAARDRLIEMMAEYQAFTGSRVIVVFDAQYVQGIARIFKNHKVDVIFTKENETADERIEKMAIELNNVKTQIQVATSDFTEQWVIFGQGALRKSARELLIEMEEIQGEIKKDVKKTTTIKPSGKIPLSEEVAEIFEKWRRGKI; this is encoded by the coding sequence ATGGATATTCTGTTGGTGGACGGTTACAACATCATTGGAGCCTGGCCGGAACTGAGAGAATTAAAAGAACGGGATCTAGCTGCCGCAAGAGATAGGTTGATTGAAATGATGGCCGAATATCAGGCATTTACCGGATCCCGGGTAATTGTCGTATTCGACGCACAATATGTTCAAGGAATTGCCCGTATTTTCAAAAATCATAAAGTTGATGTAATTTTTACAAAAGAAAATGAAACAGCTGATGAGAGAATCGAAAAGATGGCCATCGAGCTGAATAATGTCAAGACGCAGATTCAAGTGGCCACCTCTGACTTTACGGAGCAGTGGGTGATTTTTGGGCAAGGGGCTCTAAGGAAATCAGCTCGTGAACTGCTTATCGAAATGGAAGAAATCCAAGGTGAAATCAAAAAAGATGTCAAAAAAACAACAACGATAAAACCGTCCGGCAAAATCCCTTTAAGTGAAGAAGTGGCAGAAATTTTCGAAAAATGGCGCCGCGGGAAGATTTGA
- the secE gene encoding preprotein translocase subunit SecE encodes MKRFTEFFSGVVREMQKVSWPKRKELTKYTIVVVTTVLFMALFFTVVDMGISELIRLVIE; translated from the coding sequence ATGAAACGTTTTACCGAATTTTTCAGCGGTGTCGTTCGCGAAATGCAAAAAGTAAGCTGGCCAAAACGCAAGGAGCTTACGAAATATACAATCGTCGTAGTAACGACTGTATTATTTATGGCTTTATTCTTTACAGTGGTCGATATGGGCATTTCCGAATTAATTCGCTTAGTTATTGAATAA
- the cysS gene encoding cysteine--tRNA ligase: MTIKIYNTATRKKETFVPMEEGKVKMYVCGPTVYNYIHIGNARPAIVFDTVRRYLDYRGYDVHFVSNFTDVDDKLIRAAKELGEDVPTISKRFIEAYFEDVSALGCKKADAHPTVIENMDAIIDFISTLIEKGFAYESEGDVYFRTRKFDGYGKLSHQSIDELRVGARIEIGEKKQDALDFALWKAAKAGEISWESPWGSGRPGWHIECSAMVKKYLGDTIDIHAGGQDLAFPHHENEIAQSEALTGKTFANYWMHNGYINIDNEKMSKSLGNFVLVHDIIKNHDPQVLRFFMLSVHYRHPINYSEEVLENVKAALDRLKTSYQNLKHRLQASDGLTENNEAWLAKVNGLHDQFIAEMDDDFNTANAISILFELSKQANYYLMEKNTHKDVIDAFLEKFNTLFSVLGLSLEEDGLLDEEIEGLIQQRIQARKDRDFGLSDEIRDRLKSMNIILEDTPQGTRWKRG; this comes from the coding sequence ATGACAATCAAAATATATAACACGGCTACCAGAAAAAAAGAAACTTTCGTCCCGATGGAAGAGGGCAAGGTCAAAATGTACGTATGTGGTCCGACTGTCTATAATTACATCCATATTGGCAATGCAAGACCGGCAATCGTGTTCGATACCGTTCGGAGGTATTTGGATTACCGTGGATATGATGTTCATTTCGTTTCCAATTTCACGGACGTCGATGATAAATTGATCCGCGCGGCAAAAGAATTGGGGGAAGATGTCCCGACCATATCCAAGCGCTTCATCGAGGCTTATTTCGAAGATGTATCTGCATTGGGCTGCAAAAAGGCGGACGCCCACCCTACCGTAATCGAGAACATGGATGCCATCATTGACTTCATCTCGACATTGATTGAAAAAGGATTCGCCTATGAGTCCGAGGGGGACGTGTATTTCCGGACTCGTAAATTTGACGGCTATGGCAAGCTTTCGCACCAGTCGATCGATGAGCTACGAGTTGGGGCACGTATTGAAATCGGTGAGAAAAAACAGGACGCCCTCGATTTCGCCTTGTGGAAAGCGGCCAAGGCTGGTGAAATTTCTTGGGAGAGTCCATGGGGAAGTGGACGTCCCGGTTGGCATATAGAATGCTCCGCAATGGTCAAGAAATATTTGGGCGATACAATCGACATTCATGCAGGAGGTCAAGATCTTGCCTTCCCGCATCATGAAAATGAAATTGCCCAATCTGAAGCATTGACAGGCAAAACCTTTGCGAATTATTGGATGCATAATGGGTATATAAATATTGATAATGAAAAAATGTCTAAATCGTTAGGGAATTTCGTTCTTGTTCATGACATCATCAAGAACCATGATCCACAAGTGTTACGGTTCTTCATGTTATCGGTACATTATCGCCATCCGATCAATTATAGTGAAGAGGTGCTTGAAAATGTAAAGGCGGCCCTTGATCGGTTAAAGACATCTTACCAAAACTTAAAGCACCGTCTTCAGGCTAGCGACGGTTTGACCGAAAACAATGAAGCCTGGCTCGCGAAGGTTAATGGATTGCACGACCAATTCATTGCTGAAATGGACGATGATTTCAATACAGCCAATGCCATCTCCATCCTTTTTGAACTCTCGAAACAAGCAAATTATTACTTGATGGAGAAAAATACACATAAGGATGTCATCGATGCTTTCCTTGAAAAATTCAATACCTTATTTTCTGTCCTGGGTCTGTCCCTGGAAGAGGATGGGCTGTTGGATGAAGAGATCGAAGGCTTGATCCAACAAAGAATTCAAGCGCGTAAAGACCGCGATTTTGGGTTATCCGATGAAATTCGTGATCGCTTGAAAAGCATGAATATCATATTAGAGGATACCCCTCAAGGTACAAGATGGAAAAGAGGGTAA
- a CDS encoding Mini-ribonuclease 3, whose protein sequence is MLHYDSKIDAKMLNSLALAYIGDAVYETYIRHHLIQNGAVKPNLLHKKATSFVAAKAQNKIIHHFLESNWLSEEETAVVRRGRNAKSGTVPKNTDVQTYRYSTAFEALMGYLYLSGRIERMEELIKKAIEYIEEEKGRNP, encoded by the coding sequence ATGCTTCATTACGATAGTAAAATAGATGCAAAAATGCTGAACAGCCTTGCTTTAGCTTATATAGGTGATGCCGTATACGAGACGTATATCCGGCACCACCTCATTCAAAACGGAGCGGTCAAGCCCAATTTGCTGCACAAAAAAGCTACATCATTCGTAGCGGCTAAAGCTCAAAACAAAATCATCCATCATTTCTTGGAGTCAAATTGGTTATCGGAAGAGGAAACTGCTGTCGTTCGGCGGGGCCGTAATGCGAAATCAGGTACTGTCCCAAAAAATACGGATGTGCAAACGTATCGCTACAGTACGGCCTTCGAGGCACTGATGGGCTATTTGTATCTATCAGGCCGAATAGAAAGAATGGAAGAACTCATAAAAAAAGCTATTGAATACATTGAAGAAGAAAAGGGGCGTAACCCATGA
- the rlmB gene encoding 23S rRNA (guanosine(2251)-2'-O)-methyltransferase RlmB, which yields MSEEYIIGRNPVLEALRSERDINKIWIAEGSQKGSMQPLIGLAKEKKVFMQIVPKKKIDQMVEGIHQGVVAQVAAYEYVELDDLFAKAAERDEAPFFMILDEVEDPHNLGSIMRTADAVGAHGIIIPKRRAVGLTATVAKASTGAIEYIPVARVTNLSRAVEELKERGVWIVGTDAKGSDDYRNMDGKMPIGLVIGSEGKGMARLMKEKCDFLIRLPMAGQVTSLNASVAAGLLMYEVYRKRNPLGQ from the coding sequence ATGAGTGAAGAATATATCATTGGAAGGAACCCCGTTTTGGAAGCTCTGCGCTCCGAACGGGATATTAATAAGATTTGGATAGCGGAGGGGTCGCAAAAAGGCTCCATGCAGCCGCTGATCGGGCTGGCAAAGGAAAAGAAAGTATTTATGCAAATCGTCCCGAAGAAAAAGATTGATCAAATGGTTGAAGGCATCCATCAAGGTGTTGTCGCCCAAGTTGCGGCATATGAATATGTGGAATTGGATGACTTATTCGCAAAAGCGGCAGAACGGGACGAAGCACCATTTTTCATGATTCTCGATGAAGTCGAAGATCCCCATAATTTAGGCTCGATCATGAGAACGGCTGATGCAGTCGGTGCCCATGGAATCATCATTCCAAAAAGAAGAGCGGTGGGCTTAACGGCAACGGTGGCTAAGGCTTCAACAGGTGCGATTGAGTATATCCCGGTGGCACGCGTCACCAATTTGTCAAGAGCGGTTGAAGAGTTGAAAGAGCGCGGTGTATGGATTGTCGGTACAGACGCGAAAGGTAGCGATGATTATCGTAACATGGATGGAAAGATGCCGATCGGACTCGTTATCGGAAGTGAAGGAAAAGGGATGGCCCGGTTAATGAAAGAAAAATGTGATTTCCTCATCCGTTTGCCAATGGCTGGACAAGTAACTTCGTTAAATGCATCTGTAGCAGCAGGCTTATTGATGTATGAGGTCTATCGCAAAAGAAATCCACTAGGACAATAA